From a region of the Sander lucioperca isolate FBNREF2018 chromosome 8, SLUC_FBN_1.2, whole genome shotgun sequence genome:
- the ddx3xa gene encoding DEAD-box helicase 3 X-linked a isoform X2, with amino-acid sequence MSHVVIDNPHGLDQQLAALDLNSADGQGGGTGRRYIPPHLRNKDAPKNAGNAYSAGRQYGYSVAPVNLYSPGWDGGRSNGFVNGYHDNRTNGGFGGRGPPRNDRGGRGAYRGNRGGGSFNQPLQNAGFSGGEGNWGGAPRDAAYNSFGGRNDQRSKSTFFNERGAGSRGRYERGGFSSGGNNRWSEESREEDWSKLSAPNERLENELFSASNTGINFEKYDDIPVDATGNNCPPHIESFHDVDMGEIVMANIGLSRYDCPTPVQKHAIPIIKSKRDLMACAQTGSGKTAAFLLPVLSQIYQEGPGDALQAAKSSGQDNGRYGRRKQYPIALVLAPTRELALQIYDEGRKFAYRSRLRPCVVYGGADIGQQIRELERGCHLLVATPGRLVDMMERGKIGLDYCNFLILDEADRMLDMGFEPQIRRIVEQDTMPPKGIRQTMMFSATFPKEIQILARDFLEDYIFLAVGRVGSTSENITQKVVWVEDGDKRSFLLDLLNATGKESLTLVFVETKKGADALEDFLYHEGYACTSIHGDRSQRDREEALHQFRSGRCPILVATAVAARGLDISNVKHVINFDLPSDIEEYVHRIGRTGRVGNLGLATSFFNDKNSNITKDLLDILVEAKQEVPSWLESLAYEHQHKSTTRGRSKRFSGGFGARDYRQTPGGSANSFSSNRGGGGGGRSAGGHGGGNRGFGGGSFGGNFYGNDGYGGNYSHSGSVDWWGN; translated from the exons CAGGAAATGCTTATTCCGCTGGTAGACAGTACGGTTATTCAGTGGCACCAGTAAATCTCT ATTCACCTGGATGGGACGGTGGACGCAGCAATGGATTTGTGAATGGGTACCACGACAACCGCACAAATGGGGGCTTTGGAGGGCGAGGACCCCCTCGCAATGATAGAGGTGGGCGTGGCGCCTACCGTGGTAACAGGGGTGGAGGCTCGTTTAATCAACCATTACAAAATGCAG GGTTTAGTGGTGGCGAAGGCAACTGGGGAGGAGCTCCCAGGGATGCTGCCTACAACAGCTTTGGCGGACGTAACGACCAAAGGTCAAAgtccaccttcttcaatgaaCGTGGAGCAGGCTCAAGGGGAAG ATATGAGCGTGGGGGCTTTTCTAGTGGAGGAAACAACCGCTGGTCAGAGGAATCTAGAGAGGAGGATTGGTCCAAGCTCTCCGCTCCCAACGAGCGCCTGGAAAA CGAGCTTTTCTCTGCGAGCAACACTGGGATAAACTTTGAGAAATATGATGATATTCCCGTGGATGCCACTGGAAACAACTGCCCGCCACACATTGAAAGC TTCCATGATGTGGACATGGGGGAGATTGTTATGGCGAACATCGGCCTGAGTCGCTACGATTGTCCCACTCCGGTTCAGAAGCACGCTATCCCCATCATCAAGTCCAAGAGAGACCTGATGGCCTGCGCCCAGACTG GCTCCGGTAAGACTGCCGCTTTCTTGCTGCCAGTGCTGAGTCAGATCTACCAAGAGGGGCCAGGAGATGCTCTGCAGGCTGCCAAGAGCTCTGGACAG GACAACGGGAGGTATGGCCGCCGCAAGCAGTACCCAATCGCTCTTGTCCTGGCTCCCACCAGAGAGCTCGCTCTGCAGATCTACGATGAGGGCAGAAAG tttgccTATCGCTCCCGTCTGCGTCCCTGCGTGGTGTATGGCGGTGCGGATATTGGTCAGCAGATCAGGGAGTTGGAGAGAGGCTGTCACCTGCTGGTGGCCACACCTGGGCGTCTGGTTGACATGATGGAGAGGGGAAAGATCGGTCTGGACTATTGCAA CTTCTTGATCCTGGATGAGGCTGACCGCATGTTGGACATGGGTTTTGAGCCACAGATCAGACGCATTGTGGAGCAGGATACAATGCCGCCTAAAGGCATCCGTCAGACCATGATGTTCAGTGCCACTTTCCCCAAGGAGATCCAG ATCCTGGCTCGTGACTTCCTGGAGGACTACATTTTCCTGGCAGTGGGCCGAGTTGGTTCCACTTCAGAAAACATCACCCAGAAGGTGGTCTGGGTGGAGGACGGCGACAAGAGGTCCTTCCTCCTTGACCTGCTCAATGCCACAG GCAAAGAATCGCTGACTCTAGTGTTTGTGGAGACCAAGAAAGGCGCCGACGCTCTGGAAGACTTCCTCTACCACGAGGGTTACGCCTGCACCAGCATCCACGGAGATCGgtcccagagagacagagaggaagctCTGCATCAGTTCCGGTCAGGACGCTGCCCCATCTTGGTGGCTACAGCT GTGGCTGCCAGAGGTCTGGACATCAGCAATGTGAAGCACGTCATTAACTTTGATTTGCCCAGTGACATCGAGGAATACGTTCACCGTATTGGCCGTACGGGACGTGTGGGCAACCTTG GTCTGGCCACGTCGTTCTTTAACgacaaaaacagcaacataACCAAAGATTTGCTGGACATCTTGGTGGAGGCCAAGCAGGAGGTTCCCTCCTGGCTTGAAAGCCTGGCCTACGAGCACCAGCACAAGAGCACCACCCGTGGACGCTCTAAGAG GTTCTCTGGCGGATTCGGAGCTAGAGACTACCGTCAGACCCCTGGTGGCTCCGCTAACAGCTTCAGTAGCAACCGtggtggaggtggtggtgggCGCAGCGCTGGAGGCCATGGAGGAGGAAACCGTGGCTTCGGTGGAG GGAGCTTTGGGGGCAACTTCTACGGCAACGACGGCTACGGAGGAAATTACAGCCACTCTGGGAGTGTGGATTGGTGGGGCAACTAG
- the ddx3xa gene encoding DEAD-box helicase 3 X-linked a isoform X1: protein MSHVVIDNPHGLDQQLAALDLNSADGQGGGTGRRYIPPHLRNKDAPKNAGNAYSAGRQYGYSVAPVNLYSPGWDGGRSNGFVNGYHDNRTNGGFGGRGPPRNDRGGRGAYRGNRGGGSFNQPLQNAGFSGGEGNWGGAPRDAAYNSFGGRNDQRSKSTFFNERGAGSRGRYERGGFSSGGNNRWSEESREEDWSKLSAPNERLENELFSASNTGINFEKYDDIPVDATGNNCPPHIESFHDVDMGEIVMANIGLSRYDCPTPVQKHAIPIIKSKRDLMACAQTGSGKTAAFLLPVLSQIYQEGPGDALQAAKSSGQDNGRYGRRKQYPIALVLAPTRELALQIYDEGRKFAYRSRLRPCVVYGGADIGQQIRELERGCHLLVATPGRLVDMMERGKIGLDYCNFLILDEADRMLDMGFEPQIRRIVEQDTMPPKGIRQTMMFSATFPKEIQILARDFLEDYIFLAVGRVGSTSENITQKVVWVEDGDKRSFLLDLLNATVIPSEVQENVTEAPEKPGKESLTLVFVETKKGADALEDFLYHEGYACTSIHGDRSQRDREEALHQFRSGRCPILVATAVAARGLDISNVKHVINFDLPSDIEEYVHRIGRTGRVGNLGLATSFFNDKNSNITKDLLDILVEAKQEVPSWLESLAYEHQHKSTTRGRSKRFSGGFGARDYRQTPGGSANSFSSNRGGGGGGRSAGGHGGGNRGFGGGSFGGNFYGNDGYGGNYSHSGSVDWWGN from the exons CAGGAAATGCTTATTCCGCTGGTAGACAGTACGGTTATTCAGTGGCACCAGTAAATCTCT ATTCACCTGGATGGGACGGTGGACGCAGCAATGGATTTGTGAATGGGTACCACGACAACCGCACAAATGGGGGCTTTGGAGGGCGAGGACCCCCTCGCAATGATAGAGGTGGGCGTGGCGCCTACCGTGGTAACAGGGGTGGAGGCTCGTTTAATCAACCATTACAAAATGCAG GGTTTAGTGGTGGCGAAGGCAACTGGGGAGGAGCTCCCAGGGATGCTGCCTACAACAGCTTTGGCGGACGTAACGACCAAAGGTCAAAgtccaccttcttcaatgaaCGTGGAGCAGGCTCAAGGGGAAG ATATGAGCGTGGGGGCTTTTCTAGTGGAGGAAACAACCGCTGGTCAGAGGAATCTAGAGAGGAGGATTGGTCCAAGCTCTCCGCTCCCAACGAGCGCCTGGAAAA CGAGCTTTTCTCTGCGAGCAACACTGGGATAAACTTTGAGAAATATGATGATATTCCCGTGGATGCCACTGGAAACAACTGCCCGCCACACATTGAAAGC TTCCATGATGTGGACATGGGGGAGATTGTTATGGCGAACATCGGCCTGAGTCGCTACGATTGTCCCACTCCGGTTCAGAAGCACGCTATCCCCATCATCAAGTCCAAGAGAGACCTGATGGCCTGCGCCCAGACTG GCTCCGGTAAGACTGCCGCTTTCTTGCTGCCAGTGCTGAGTCAGATCTACCAAGAGGGGCCAGGAGATGCTCTGCAGGCTGCCAAGAGCTCTGGACAG GACAACGGGAGGTATGGCCGCCGCAAGCAGTACCCAATCGCTCTTGTCCTGGCTCCCACCAGAGAGCTCGCTCTGCAGATCTACGATGAGGGCAGAAAG tttgccTATCGCTCCCGTCTGCGTCCCTGCGTGGTGTATGGCGGTGCGGATATTGGTCAGCAGATCAGGGAGTTGGAGAGAGGCTGTCACCTGCTGGTGGCCACACCTGGGCGTCTGGTTGACATGATGGAGAGGGGAAAGATCGGTCTGGACTATTGCAA CTTCTTGATCCTGGATGAGGCTGACCGCATGTTGGACATGGGTTTTGAGCCACAGATCAGACGCATTGTGGAGCAGGATACAATGCCGCCTAAAGGCATCCGTCAGACCATGATGTTCAGTGCCACTTTCCCCAAGGAGATCCAG ATCCTGGCTCGTGACTTCCTGGAGGACTACATTTTCCTGGCAGTGGGCCGAGTTGGTTCCACTTCAGAAAACATCACCCAGAAGGTGGTCTGGGTGGAGGACGGCGACAAGAGGTCCTTCCTCCTTGACCTGCTCAATGCCACAG TTATTCCCAGTGAGGTTCAGGAAAATGTGACAGAGGCACCAGAGAAACCGG GCAAAGAATCGCTGACTCTAGTGTTTGTGGAGACCAAGAAAGGCGCCGACGCTCTGGAAGACTTCCTCTACCACGAGGGTTACGCCTGCACCAGCATCCACGGAGATCGgtcccagagagacagagaggaagctCTGCATCAGTTCCGGTCAGGACGCTGCCCCATCTTGGTGGCTACAGCT GTGGCTGCCAGAGGTCTGGACATCAGCAATGTGAAGCACGTCATTAACTTTGATTTGCCCAGTGACATCGAGGAATACGTTCACCGTATTGGCCGTACGGGACGTGTGGGCAACCTTG GTCTGGCCACGTCGTTCTTTAACgacaaaaacagcaacataACCAAAGATTTGCTGGACATCTTGGTGGAGGCCAAGCAGGAGGTTCCCTCCTGGCTTGAAAGCCTGGCCTACGAGCACCAGCACAAGAGCACCACCCGTGGACGCTCTAAGAG GTTCTCTGGCGGATTCGGAGCTAGAGACTACCGTCAGACCCCTGGTGGCTCCGCTAACAGCTTCAGTAGCAACCGtggtggaggtggtggtgggCGCAGCGCTGGAGGCCATGGAGGAGGAAACCGTGGCTTCGGTGGAG GGAGCTTTGGGGGCAACTTCTACGGCAACGACGGCTACGGAGGAAATTACAGCCACTCTGGGAGTGTGGATTGGTGGGGCAACTAG
- the ddx3xa gene encoding DEAD-box helicase 3 X-linked a isoform X7 has translation MSHVVIDNPHGLDQQLAALDLNSADGQGGGTGRRYIPPHLRNKDAPKNGFSGGEGNWGGAPRDAAYNSFGGRNDQRSKSTFFNERGAGSRGRYERGGFSSGGNNRWSEESREEDWSKLSAPNERLENELFSASNTGINFEKYDDIPVDATGNNCPPHIESFHDVDMGEIVMANIGLSRYDCPTPVQKHAIPIIKSKRDLMACAQTGSGKTAAFLLPVLSQIYQEGPGDALQAAKSSGQDNGRYGRRKQYPIALVLAPTRELALQIYDEGRKFAYRSRLRPCVVYGGADIGQQIRELERGCHLLVATPGRLVDMMERGKIGLDYCNFLILDEADRMLDMGFEPQIRRIVEQDTMPPKGIRQTMMFSATFPKEIQILARDFLEDYIFLAVGRVGSTSENITQKVVWVEDGDKRSFLLDLLNATVIPSEVQENVTEAPEKPGKESLTLVFVETKKGADALEDFLYHEGYACTSIHGDRSQRDREEALHQFRSGRCPILVATAVAARGLDISNVKHVINFDLPSDIEEYVHRIGRTGRVGNLGLATSFFNDKNSNITKDLLDILVEAKQEVPSWLESLAYEHQHKSTTRGRSKRFSGGFGARDYRQTPGGSANSFSSNRGGGGGGRSAGGHGGGNRGFGGGSFGGNFYGNDGYGGNYSHSGSVDWWGN, from the exons GGTTTAGTGGTGGCGAAGGCAACTGGGGAGGAGCTCCCAGGGATGCTGCCTACAACAGCTTTGGCGGACGTAACGACCAAAGGTCAAAgtccaccttcttcaatgaaCGTGGAGCAGGCTCAAGGGGAAG ATATGAGCGTGGGGGCTTTTCTAGTGGAGGAAACAACCGCTGGTCAGAGGAATCTAGAGAGGAGGATTGGTCCAAGCTCTCCGCTCCCAACGAGCGCCTGGAAAA CGAGCTTTTCTCTGCGAGCAACACTGGGATAAACTTTGAGAAATATGATGATATTCCCGTGGATGCCACTGGAAACAACTGCCCGCCACACATTGAAAGC TTCCATGATGTGGACATGGGGGAGATTGTTATGGCGAACATCGGCCTGAGTCGCTACGATTGTCCCACTCCGGTTCAGAAGCACGCTATCCCCATCATCAAGTCCAAGAGAGACCTGATGGCCTGCGCCCAGACTG GCTCCGGTAAGACTGCCGCTTTCTTGCTGCCAGTGCTGAGTCAGATCTACCAAGAGGGGCCAGGAGATGCTCTGCAGGCTGCCAAGAGCTCTGGACAG GACAACGGGAGGTATGGCCGCCGCAAGCAGTACCCAATCGCTCTTGTCCTGGCTCCCACCAGAGAGCTCGCTCTGCAGATCTACGATGAGGGCAGAAAG tttgccTATCGCTCCCGTCTGCGTCCCTGCGTGGTGTATGGCGGTGCGGATATTGGTCAGCAGATCAGGGAGTTGGAGAGAGGCTGTCACCTGCTGGTGGCCACACCTGGGCGTCTGGTTGACATGATGGAGAGGGGAAAGATCGGTCTGGACTATTGCAA CTTCTTGATCCTGGATGAGGCTGACCGCATGTTGGACATGGGTTTTGAGCCACAGATCAGACGCATTGTGGAGCAGGATACAATGCCGCCTAAAGGCATCCGTCAGACCATGATGTTCAGTGCCACTTTCCCCAAGGAGATCCAG ATCCTGGCTCGTGACTTCCTGGAGGACTACATTTTCCTGGCAGTGGGCCGAGTTGGTTCCACTTCAGAAAACATCACCCAGAAGGTGGTCTGGGTGGAGGACGGCGACAAGAGGTCCTTCCTCCTTGACCTGCTCAATGCCACAG TTATTCCCAGTGAGGTTCAGGAAAATGTGACAGAGGCACCAGAGAAACCGG GCAAAGAATCGCTGACTCTAGTGTTTGTGGAGACCAAGAAAGGCGCCGACGCTCTGGAAGACTTCCTCTACCACGAGGGTTACGCCTGCACCAGCATCCACGGAGATCGgtcccagagagacagagaggaagctCTGCATCAGTTCCGGTCAGGACGCTGCCCCATCTTGGTGGCTACAGCT GTGGCTGCCAGAGGTCTGGACATCAGCAATGTGAAGCACGTCATTAACTTTGATTTGCCCAGTGACATCGAGGAATACGTTCACCGTATTGGCCGTACGGGACGTGTGGGCAACCTTG GTCTGGCCACGTCGTTCTTTAACgacaaaaacagcaacataACCAAAGATTTGCTGGACATCTTGGTGGAGGCCAAGCAGGAGGTTCCCTCCTGGCTTGAAAGCCTGGCCTACGAGCACCAGCACAAGAGCACCACCCGTGGACGCTCTAAGAG GTTCTCTGGCGGATTCGGAGCTAGAGACTACCGTCAGACCCCTGGTGGCTCCGCTAACAGCTTCAGTAGCAACCGtggtggaggtggtggtgggCGCAGCGCTGGAGGCCATGGAGGAGGAAACCGTGGCTTCGGTGGAG GGAGCTTTGGGGGCAACTTCTACGGCAACGACGGCTACGGAGGAAATTACAGCCACTCTGGGAGTGTGGATTGGTGGGGCAACTAG
- the ddx3xa gene encoding DEAD-box helicase 3 X-linked a isoform X8, which translates to MSHVVIDNPHGLDQQLAALDLNSADGQGGGTGRRYIPPHLRNKDAPKNDSPGWDGGRSNGFVNGYHDNRTNGGFGGRGPPRNDRGGRGAYRGNRGGGSFNQPLQNAGFSGGEGNWGGAPRDAAYNSFGGRNDQRSKSTFFNERGAGSRGRYERGGFSSGGNNRWSEESREEDWSKLSAPNERLENELFSASNTGINFEKYDDIPVDATGNNCPPHIESFHDVDMGEIVMANIGLSRYDCPTPVQKHAIPIIKSKRDLMACAQTGSGKTAAFLLPVLSQIYQEGPGDALQAAKSSGQDNGRYGRRKQYPIALVLAPTRELALQIYDEGRKFAYRSRLRPCVVYGGADIGQQIRELERGCHLLVATPGRLVDMMERGKIGLDYCNFLILDEADRMLDMGFEPQIRRIVEQDTMPPKGIRQTMMFSATFPKEIQILARDFLEDYIFLAVGRVGSTSENITQKVVWVEDGDKRSFLLDLLNATGKESLTLVFVETKKGADALEDFLYHEGYACTSIHGDRSQRDREEALHQFRSGRCPILVATAVAARGLDISNVKHVINFDLPSDIEEYVHRIGRTGRVGNLGLATSFFNDKNSNITKDLLDILVEAKQEVPSWLESLAYEHQHKSTTRGRSKRFSGGFGARDYRQTPGGSANSFSSNRGGGGGGRSAGGHGGGNRGFGGGSFGGNFYGNDGYGGNYSHSGSVDWWGN; encoded by the exons ATTCACCTGGATGGGACGGTGGACGCAGCAATGGATTTGTGAATGGGTACCACGACAACCGCACAAATGGGGGCTTTGGAGGGCGAGGACCCCCTCGCAATGATAGAGGTGGGCGTGGCGCCTACCGTGGTAACAGGGGTGGAGGCTCGTTTAATCAACCATTACAAAATGCAG GGTTTAGTGGTGGCGAAGGCAACTGGGGAGGAGCTCCCAGGGATGCTGCCTACAACAGCTTTGGCGGACGTAACGACCAAAGGTCAAAgtccaccttcttcaatgaaCGTGGAGCAGGCTCAAGGGGAAG ATATGAGCGTGGGGGCTTTTCTAGTGGAGGAAACAACCGCTGGTCAGAGGAATCTAGAGAGGAGGATTGGTCCAAGCTCTCCGCTCCCAACGAGCGCCTGGAAAA CGAGCTTTTCTCTGCGAGCAACACTGGGATAAACTTTGAGAAATATGATGATATTCCCGTGGATGCCACTGGAAACAACTGCCCGCCACACATTGAAAGC TTCCATGATGTGGACATGGGGGAGATTGTTATGGCGAACATCGGCCTGAGTCGCTACGATTGTCCCACTCCGGTTCAGAAGCACGCTATCCCCATCATCAAGTCCAAGAGAGACCTGATGGCCTGCGCCCAGACTG GCTCCGGTAAGACTGCCGCTTTCTTGCTGCCAGTGCTGAGTCAGATCTACCAAGAGGGGCCAGGAGATGCTCTGCAGGCTGCCAAGAGCTCTGGACAG GACAACGGGAGGTATGGCCGCCGCAAGCAGTACCCAATCGCTCTTGTCCTGGCTCCCACCAGAGAGCTCGCTCTGCAGATCTACGATGAGGGCAGAAAG tttgccTATCGCTCCCGTCTGCGTCCCTGCGTGGTGTATGGCGGTGCGGATATTGGTCAGCAGATCAGGGAGTTGGAGAGAGGCTGTCACCTGCTGGTGGCCACACCTGGGCGTCTGGTTGACATGATGGAGAGGGGAAAGATCGGTCTGGACTATTGCAA CTTCTTGATCCTGGATGAGGCTGACCGCATGTTGGACATGGGTTTTGAGCCACAGATCAGACGCATTGTGGAGCAGGATACAATGCCGCCTAAAGGCATCCGTCAGACCATGATGTTCAGTGCCACTTTCCCCAAGGAGATCCAG ATCCTGGCTCGTGACTTCCTGGAGGACTACATTTTCCTGGCAGTGGGCCGAGTTGGTTCCACTTCAGAAAACATCACCCAGAAGGTGGTCTGGGTGGAGGACGGCGACAAGAGGTCCTTCCTCCTTGACCTGCTCAATGCCACAG GCAAAGAATCGCTGACTCTAGTGTTTGTGGAGACCAAGAAAGGCGCCGACGCTCTGGAAGACTTCCTCTACCACGAGGGTTACGCCTGCACCAGCATCCACGGAGATCGgtcccagagagacagagaggaagctCTGCATCAGTTCCGGTCAGGACGCTGCCCCATCTTGGTGGCTACAGCT GTGGCTGCCAGAGGTCTGGACATCAGCAATGTGAAGCACGTCATTAACTTTGATTTGCCCAGTGACATCGAGGAATACGTTCACCGTATTGGCCGTACGGGACGTGTGGGCAACCTTG GTCTGGCCACGTCGTTCTTTAACgacaaaaacagcaacataACCAAAGATTTGCTGGACATCTTGGTGGAGGCCAAGCAGGAGGTTCCCTCCTGGCTTGAAAGCCTGGCCTACGAGCACCAGCACAAGAGCACCACCCGTGGACGCTCTAAGAG GTTCTCTGGCGGATTCGGAGCTAGAGACTACCGTCAGACCCCTGGTGGCTCCGCTAACAGCTTCAGTAGCAACCGtggtggaggtggtggtgggCGCAGCGCTGGAGGCCATGGAGGAGGAAACCGTGGCTTCGGTGGAG GGAGCTTTGGGGGCAACTTCTACGGCAACGACGGCTACGGAGGAAATTACAGCCACTCTGGGAGTGTGGATTGGTGGGGCAACTAG
- the ddx3xa gene encoding DEAD-box helicase 3 X-linked a isoform X4, which yields MSHVVIDNPHGLDQQLAALDLNSADGQGGGTGRRYIPPHLRNKDAPKNAGNAYSAGRQYGYSVAPVNLYSPGWDGGRSNGFVNGYHDNRTNGGFGGRGPPRNDRGFSGGEGNWGGAPRDAAYNSFGGRNDQRSKSTFFNERGAGSRGRYERGGFSSGGNNRWSEESREEDWSKLSAPNERLENELFSASNTGINFEKYDDIPVDATGNNCPPHIESFHDVDMGEIVMANIGLSRYDCPTPVQKHAIPIIKSKRDLMACAQTGSGKTAAFLLPVLSQIYQEGPGDALQAAKSSGQDNGRYGRRKQYPIALVLAPTRELALQIYDEGRKFAYRSRLRPCVVYGGADIGQQIRELERGCHLLVATPGRLVDMMERGKIGLDYCNFLILDEADRMLDMGFEPQIRRIVEQDTMPPKGIRQTMMFSATFPKEIQILARDFLEDYIFLAVGRVGSTSENITQKVVWVEDGDKRSFLLDLLNATVIPSEVQENVTEAPEKPGKESLTLVFVETKKGADALEDFLYHEGYACTSIHGDRSQRDREEALHQFRSGRCPILVATAVAARGLDISNVKHVINFDLPSDIEEYVHRIGRTGRVGNLGLATSFFNDKNSNITKDLLDILVEAKQEVPSWLESLAYEHQHKSTTRGRSKRFSGGFGARDYRQTPGGSANSFSSNRGGGGGGRSAGGHGGGNRGFGGGSFGGNFYGNDGYGGNYSHSGSVDWWGN from the exons CAGGAAATGCTTATTCCGCTGGTAGACAGTACGGTTATTCAGTGGCACCAGTAAATCTCT ATTCACCTGGATGGGACGGTGGACGCAGCAATGGATTTGTGAATGGGTACCACGACAACCGCACAAATGGGGGCTTTGGAGGGCGAGGACCCCCTCGCAATGATAGAG GGTTTAGTGGTGGCGAAGGCAACTGGGGAGGAGCTCCCAGGGATGCTGCCTACAACAGCTTTGGCGGACGTAACGACCAAAGGTCAAAgtccaccttcttcaatgaaCGTGGAGCAGGCTCAAGGGGAAG ATATGAGCGTGGGGGCTTTTCTAGTGGAGGAAACAACCGCTGGTCAGAGGAATCTAGAGAGGAGGATTGGTCCAAGCTCTCCGCTCCCAACGAGCGCCTGGAAAA CGAGCTTTTCTCTGCGAGCAACACTGGGATAAACTTTGAGAAATATGATGATATTCCCGTGGATGCCACTGGAAACAACTGCCCGCCACACATTGAAAGC TTCCATGATGTGGACATGGGGGAGATTGTTATGGCGAACATCGGCCTGAGTCGCTACGATTGTCCCACTCCGGTTCAGAAGCACGCTATCCCCATCATCAAGTCCAAGAGAGACCTGATGGCCTGCGCCCAGACTG GCTCCGGTAAGACTGCCGCTTTCTTGCTGCCAGTGCTGAGTCAGATCTACCAAGAGGGGCCAGGAGATGCTCTGCAGGCTGCCAAGAGCTCTGGACAG GACAACGGGAGGTATGGCCGCCGCAAGCAGTACCCAATCGCTCTTGTCCTGGCTCCCACCAGAGAGCTCGCTCTGCAGATCTACGATGAGGGCAGAAAG tttgccTATCGCTCCCGTCTGCGTCCCTGCGTGGTGTATGGCGGTGCGGATATTGGTCAGCAGATCAGGGAGTTGGAGAGAGGCTGTCACCTGCTGGTGGCCACACCTGGGCGTCTGGTTGACATGATGGAGAGGGGAAAGATCGGTCTGGACTATTGCAA CTTCTTGATCCTGGATGAGGCTGACCGCATGTTGGACATGGGTTTTGAGCCACAGATCAGACGCATTGTGGAGCAGGATACAATGCCGCCTAAAGGCATCCGTCAGACCATGATGTTCAGTGCCACTTTCCCCAAGGAGATCCAG ATCCTGGCTCGTGACTTCCTGGAGGACTACATTTTCCTGGCAGTGGGCCGAGTTGGTTCCACTTCAGAAAACATCACCCAGAAGGTGGTCTGGGTGGAGGACGGCGACAAGAGGTCCTTCCTCCTTGACCTGCTCAATGCCACAG TTATTCCCAGTGAGGTTCAGGAAAATGTGACAGAGGCACCAGAGAAACCGG GCAAAGAATCGCTGACTCTAGTGTTTGTGGAGACCAAGAAAGGCGCCGACGCTCTGGAAGACTTCCTCTACCACGAGGGTTACGCCTGCACCAGCATCCACGGAGATCGgtcccagagagacagagaggaagctCTGCATCAGTTCCGGTCAGGACGCTGCCCCATCTTGGTGGCTACAGCT GTGGCTGCCAGAGGTCTGGACATCAGCAATGTGAAGCACGTCATTAACTTTGATTTGCCCAGTGACATCGAGGAATACGTTCACCGTATTGGCCGTACGGGACGTGTGGGCAACCTTG GTCTGGCCACGTCGTTCTTTAACgacaaaaacagcaacataACCAAAGATTTGCTGGACATCTTGGTGGAGGCCAAGCAGGAGGTTCCCTCCTGGCTTGAAAGCCTGGCCTACGAGCACCAGCACAAGAGCACCACCCGTGGACGCTCTAAGAG GTTCTCTGGCGGATTCGGAGCTAGAGACTACCGTCAGACCCCTGGTGGCTCCGCTAACAGCTTCAGTAGCAACCGtggtggaggtggtggtgggCGCAGCGCTGGAGGCCATGGAGGAGGAAACCGTGGCTTCGGTGGAG GGAGCTTTGGGGGCAACTTCTACGGCAACGACGGCTACGGAGGAAATTACAGCCACTCTGGGAGTGTGGATTGGTGGGGCAACTAG